CCAGCTGGAGCGGGCCAAAGGGTTCATGAGCCGCCGAAGCGCCATCGCCCAAAAGTACCTCCAGGCGTTCGCCGACCTTCCCGTCCAGCTGCCGATGGGCCCTACTCCCGAAAGAGAGCACTCTTGGCACCTGTTCATGCTGCGGCTGTCCGACGACGCCCCCATCTGCCGGGACAATTTCATTCAGGAAATGTCGAACGCCAAGATAGGGTGCAGCGTTCACTACATTCCCCTTCACGCCCAGCCGTACTGGAAGCAGCGTTACAACTTGCAGCCCCAAGACTTCCCTGTGGCGGAAGACGCGTGGAAACGGGAAGTGAGTCTGCCGATTTTCACGGCCATGAAAGACAGCGACGTGGACTACGTCATCGAACAGGTGCGCCGGCTCTTGAGCCGCTGAGGCGCCTGCAACCGACAAAATTCACAGGAACATACGTCCTGTTTGGCCTGCCTCTAAAAGCTTGGCAGGTCAGCCACTCATACAAGAGAGGAATCTTCTCATGACCTCCAAGCGATTTATGGACCTGCTCTTTACAATTCCCGGCATTATCCTGCTGAGTCCCATCATGCTGGTTATCGCCGTCTGGATTAAATGCGATTCCAAAGGGCCGATCATTTACAAGCAGAAACGGGTCGGGTTGGGCGAGCGTTTGTTCAACGTGTACAAGTTCCGGTCGATGGTTACTGACGCCGACAAGGCTTCCCTGCTGACAGTCCGGGCCGACGACCGGGTAACGAGAGCCGGCCGCTTTCTTCGAAAAACCAAACTTGACGAGCTGCCCCAGCTTTTTAACGTGTTGATCGGAAACATGAGCCTTGTGGGGCCACGCCCTGAAGTCGCCAAATATGTGGCGTTTTACCCGCCCGAGGCGAAAAAGCTGATCTTTTCGGTAAAGCCCGGGATCACAGAACGGGCGTCAGTTGAGTACAAAGACGAAAACGACCTGCTGGACTGCGCCGACGATCCAGAAAAAACGTACATCGAAAAAATTTTGCCGGTGAAAATCCGCTACTCCGTCGCCTACGCTAAATCGCACACCGTTTTAGATGATCTAAAAATCATCATGGCGACAATCAAAGCGATTGTTTCGTAAGTCAAGTTCATAGTCCCCAGAACATAATGGAAGCCCCGACACCTCGCGGTGTCGGGGCTTTCGTTTGTCTTTTATCGTTTGAGAAGAGGCACGACTGCCGGCAGGTCTTTGCCCTCGCAGAACTCTAAACTGGCCCCGCCGCCCGTGGACAGGTGGCTGACCAAAGAGCCGACGCCGAACTTCTTCGCCGCGGACGCCGAATCCCCGCCGCCCACCACTGTGAACGTGCCGGTTCGGGTCGCCTCAGCCAAAGCGTTCGCCACAGCCTTCGTGCCGCTGGCAAACGCCTCGCTTTCAAACACGCCCATCGGTCCATTCCACAGAACCGTCCGAGCTCCCTTGATCGCCTCGGCAAAAAGCTTTTCCGTCCGAGGCCCAATGTCAAGCCCCATGCAATCGGAAGATATCTCCTCCGCCGGGACGACCCGCGCCGTCTCGGGCTCCTCAATCGCATGGGCCTCGACGACGTCAACCGGCAGCAGGACGCGGACGCCCCGTTCCTTTGCCCGAGCGAGCATTGACCGGGCAAAGTCAGCGTGTTCTGCGTCGTACAGCGAACGGCCGACGTTCAAGCCTTTCTCGGCCAAGAACGTGAATGCCATGCCGCCGCCGATCAGAAGGGAGTCGGCCTTCTCGATCATCCGTTCGATGACGGCGATCTTGTCGGCGACTTTTGCCCCGCCCAATACGACGACGTACGGCGGGACCGGCTCGTCGCGCACGACAGACAGCGCGTCGATTTCCTTTTGAAGAAGGAACCCCGCCGCGCTCGGCAGCGAGTCTCCGACGCCGACCGTCGAGCTGTTGGCCCGGTGCGCCGCGCTGAAGGCGTCCATCACGAACGCGTCGAACGGCTTCGCCATCAGAGCGCTAAACGCGGGATCGTTCTTTTCCTCCTCCGGGTGAAAACGGGAGTTCTCCAGCAAAAGGACTTCTCCCGCCTTTTGAGAGGAAACGGCTTTGGCGACTTCAGGGCCGACGCAGTCAGCGACGAAGCGAACAGGCACGCCGTAGATTTTTTCCACGTCCGCTCGAATTTGGCCGAGGGACAGTTCAGGCACGACCTTCCCCTTCGGCCGGCCAAAATGGGACACCAAAGTCACCAACGCGCCCTGAGCCAACAAGGCGTCGATCGTTTCTTTGTGAGCAGCGATACGGGTCGTGTCTGTGACCTTTCCGCCTTTAAACGGCACGTTGAAGTCCACCCGGACAAGGACTTTTTTGCCGGACAGATCGAGCGAATCAATGCCCCGAAGTTTCATTTAAAATCCCTTCTCGATCATGTAGTTGGCCAGATCGATGCAGCGGCATGAATAGCCCCACTCGTTGTCGTACCAAGCGAGAACTTTTGCCAAGTTGCCGATAACCATCGTCTGGGACGGCGCAAACACGGCCGAGCGGGGATCGTGAGTGAAGTCCACCGACACGCAGTCGTCGGTCTCATAGCCCAAGTAGCCTTTGAGCGTCGATTCGGAGGCTTCCTTCATGGCCTGGTTAATCGACTCGACGGTCACGGGCTTGGCCGCAACGAACGTCAGGTCGACCAGCGACACGTCCGGCGTGGGGACGCGGATTGAAAGGCCGCTCAGCTTGCCGTTCAGCTCAGGAATGACCTTGCCGACAGCCTTGGCGGCGCCAGTGGTCGTCGGAACCATGGACAGCGCGGCGGCCCGGGCGCGGAAATTGTTCTTGTGGGACTTGTCGTGAAGTCTCTGGTCGCTGGTGTAGCTGTGCTCGGTCGTCATCAAGCCTGAAACGATGCCGAACTGCTCGTGAAGGACCTTGGCCACAGGAGCGAGGCAGTTGGTCGTGCAGGAGGCGTTCGAGACGATGTGATGCGACGCCGGGTCGTACGTTTTCTCATTGACACCCATGACAAAGGTCGCGATGTCGTCGCTCTTTCCCGGAGAGGTGAGAAGGACCTTTTTTGCGCCGGCCTGAAGGTGCCAAGACGCTTTATCGCTCTTCGTGTAAGCGCCGCTCGCCTCAATGATCAAGTCGACGCCCAGTTTCTTCCACGGCAGTTCTTCGGCCGTGTCGGCGCGAAGGACTTCCATCGAGTGGCCGTCCACAATCAAGTGAGAATCGTCGTAGGAGATCTGAGCGTCGAATCTCCGATGAACCGAATCGTACTTGAGCAAATAGGCCATCTGGTCCACCGCCGCATTATGGCGCTGAAGCGCGACAACTTCCATGAGCCCTTTGGTGTCGTACTCTTTGAGTCCCCGAAGTACAAGTCTTCCGATCCGACCAAAACCGTTAATTGCCACACGAACCTTCGACATTGCCTACCTCCTCGCGTCAGACGCGCACCGTCATGAGCTGAAAGCTCCCTTTAAGCTTCCTCAAGCGGGGAAAAGCCCCGCTCTTCCGCCAGTTGCTGAAGTCTGTGCCAACGATATTTTATCGTAGACTTGCTCATCTGTGGATCCAAAAGCGTCCCTAATTCGCCCAAGCTGGCCGCCGGATAGGAGAGGCGAAGCCGGAGTACCTGAGAAAGGGCTTCGGGCAGGTCAATCTCCTGATCGAGAAAAAAACGAGCCAGCTCAACCTGCCGTCTTGCCGCCGCAACCGACCGGCGAATATTCGCCTCATCGCAGTTAGCCTGCCTGTTGGCCTGATCCCTTAAAAACCTGACAAGTCCTCTGTTCTGCAGGACCTGAACGGTCTGAGGCAGTTTGAGGTTGTGGCACAGCTGGATGATCCCGTCCAAGTCCCGCAGGATCAGCTCCGTCCGACCGCCTTTGACTCGGCTGGATGCCTTGATTCCCGCCGCCGCCAGCGAGTCCATCACCCGCCCGGCTAAAACTGGCTGTGCCAGCCGCATCAGACAATAGTACCCGCTTTTCGGAGCGTACAGGCCGCCGCAGACGCCGAACACGCCTCTCATCCACGCCCAGCGCAAAAACTCCGGGCGATCCTGCACCGCAAGAATTGCCCGATACCCCTCTGTGGGCAGCGCTAAGGCCACTTGGCCCCGCCCAAGGCAGAGCTGCTCCCCCAGAGGAAGCCCCTCACAGATCGGACACTTGGGCCAAAGGCGTCGAACCCGGCGAAATGTCCAGAACCGCCCGCAGGACAGGAGAACTTTTTCGTCCGCGGCCGCGCGAACGCCCATCGAGGAAACAAGGCCTGCAAGTTCCGACTCGGCGGAAACAGGGTCGGGTATCTCCCCGGTGAGCCACTCGTCCCAGAGTCGGTTGGATATCTTCATGACAGGGGCCGAAAATGGCGAAGCGCCCGCATAAGGACTTCTGCCAACCGCGCGCTGTGATGCCTGATGACGGTTCCGTCTTTGACTTGAAGAAGCAGTTCTCTGTAAACGTTACAGCCCAGCGAGACCAGCTCTTCTTCTTCCGCCTCAGACAGGGTCAAAGGGACTGAGCCTCTTTCCTCATACCGATCACGAAGAGCGGGAACAATCGGAGCTTGGTTGACCACGACGCCGTCAGGGAAGCGCCCCAGCGTTTTAGCAATCCACCGGACGTGATCCATCAAACTCAAAGCGCTGGTTTCACCCGGCTGGGTCATCAAGTTCGCCACGTAAATGACCGGCGCCGCTCCGTCCCTGACCGCGTCAGCAAAGCCAGGAACTAAAAGGTTGGGGATAACGCTTGTGAACAGGCTTCCAGGACCTAAAACGA
This is a stretch of genomic DNA from Jonquetella anthropi DSM 22815. It encodes these proteins:
- the whiA gene encoding DNA-binding protein WhiA; this translates as MKISNRLWDEWLTGEIPDPVSAESELAGLVSSMGVRAAADEKVLLSCGRFWTFRRVRRLWPKCPICEGLPLGEQLCLGRGQVALALPTEGYRAILAVQDRPEFLRWAWMRGVFGVCGGLYAPKSGYYCLMRLAQPVLAGRVMDSLAAAGIKASSRVKGGRTELILRDLDGIIQLCHNLKLPQTVQVLQNRGLVRFLRDQANRQANCDEANIRRSVAAARRQVELARFFLDQEIDLPEALSQVLRLRLSYPAASLGELGTLLDPQMSKSTIKYRWHRLQQLAEERGFSPLEEA
- a CDS encoding sugar transferase, whose translation is MTSKRFMDLLFTIPGIILLSPIMLVIAVWIKCDSKGPIIYKQKRVGLGERLFNVYKFRSMVTDADKASLLTVRADDRVTRAGRFLRKTKLDELPQLFNVLIGNMSLVGPRPEVAKYVAFYPPEAKKLIFSVKPGITERASVEYKDENDLLDCADDPEKTYIEKILPVKIRYSVAYAKSHTVLDDLKIIMATIKAIVS
- a CDS encoding phosphoglycerate kinase, coding for MKLRGIDSLDLSGKKVLVRVDFNVPFKGGKVTDTTRIAAHKETIDALLAQGALVTLVSHFGRPKGKVVPELSLGQIRADVEKIYGVPVRFVADCVGPEVAKAVSSQKAGEVLLLENSRFHPEEEKNDPAFSALMAKPFDAFVMDAFSAAHRANSSTVGVGDSLPSAAGFLLQKEIDALSVVRDEPVPPYVVVLGGAKVADKIAVIERMIEKADSLLIGGGMAFTFLAEKGLNVGRSLYDAEHADFARSMLARAKERGVRVLLPVDVVEAHAIEEPETARVVPAEEISSDCMGLDIGPRTEKLFAEAIKGARTVLWNGPMGVFESEAFASGTKAVANALAEATRTGTFTVVGGGDSASAAKKFGVGSLVSHLSTGGGASLEFCEGKDLPAVVPLLKR
- the gap gene encoding type I glyceraldehyde-3-phosphate dehydrogenase gives rise to the protein MSKVRVAINGFGRIGRLVLRGLKEYDTKGLMEVVALQRHNAAVDQMAYLLKYDSVHRRFDAQISYDDSHLIVDGHSMEVLRADTAEELPWKKLGVDLIIEASGAYTKSDKASWHLQAGAKKVLLTSPGKSDDIATFVMGVNEKTYDPASHHIVSNASCTTNCLAPVAKVLHEQFGIVSGLMTTEHSYTSDQRLHDKSHKNNFRARAAALSMVPTTTGAAKAVGKVIPELNGKLSGLSIRVPTPDVSLVDLTFVAAKPVTVESINQAMKEASESTLKGYLGYETDDCVSVDFTHDPRSAVFAPSQTMVIGNLAKVLAWYDNEWGYSCRCIDLANYMIEKGF